ACATTAAAAGATTTAAGTAATATGACAAATTTGTCAACAGGATTTTTATCTCAACTAGAAAGAGGTTTGACTACAATTGCAATTGATTCATTAGAAAAAATTGCAAAAGCATTAGAAGTAAATCTTTCTTATTTTTTTGATTTTCATGGTAAAAAAAATAAAAGTCATATTATTCGAAGTTATGAACAGACTGTATTTCAAGTCAAATCTGATCAATTTATTCAATACCATCTTTCTAACGATATCGAAAATGCACAAATATTGCCTAGACTAATTGAAATATTACCTATGACCATTGAAGAAAATATTAACGAATATCAACACGAAGGAGAAGAATTTATCTATGTGTTAGAAGGAATACTAACCCTTTTTATTAATCACCAACGATATGATTTATACCCAGGAGATAGTGCATACTTTCATTCAACTTATCCTCATAATTGGGTAAATTACACAAACAAATT
The nucleotide sequence above comes from Caminicella sporogenes DSM 14501. Encoded proteins:
- a CDS encoding helix-turn-helix domain-containing protein — encoded protein: MSTNISIGKKIKQLRTNKKLTLKDLSNMTNLSTGFLSQLERGLTTIAIDSLEKIAKALEVNLSYFFDFHGKKNKSHIIRSYEQTVFQVKSDQFIQYHLSNDIENAQILPRLIEILPMTIEENINEYQHEGEEFIYVLEGILTLFINHQRYDLYPGDSAYFHSTYPHNWVNYTNKLVKIITVHTPNPFKLNKKNQ